The DNA segment CCCGCAAGAACTTCAGATTCCCGCCCTCCAGTGCCTTGTGCAACCACTCCAGCGCCGCTTCGATCTGCCCATGCTCAGCCAGCATGGCCGCATAACTGAACTGCCCGCGAAAATCCCCACCTTGCGCCGAGCGGCGATACCACTCAAGCGCTGCGGGCACGTCTTGCGCACAGAACTGCCCTTCTTCCAGGTAACGCCCCAACAGGTTCATCGACTTGGCATGCCCCCGTTTGGCAGCCTGGCGATAGCAGGCCAGTGCCTGCTGCTGGTCTTGCGTCACCCCGCGCCCGGTGGCCAGCAGGTTGGCGTAGTTGTACAGCCCCCAATCCAACCCGGCTTCTGCCGCCTGGCGGTACTCCCCGGCAGCCGCCCGCTCATTGGCGGCGCAACCCCAACCATGCTCCAGGCAGCGCCCCACCATATTGCGCGCCATCAAGTGGCCGCCCTGTGCGGCGATCCGGAACCAGCGCAGGGCCAGCGCTTCATCGCGCTCGATCCCGCGCCCTTCCAGGAGGATTTGCCCCAGTAGCGCCTGGGCATCGAGCACGCCCTCCTTCGCCGCCATCAGGATCGCCTGGGCCGCGCGGGCCGGTGATTCGTCGAGCATGGCCCGCAGTTGTTCGCCGTCGAGGCGTTCTTCGCGGCGCAAGTGAAAAGCCATGCTCAGACCTCGACCCAGCGACGCAACAGGTTGTGATAGGTGCCGGTGAGCTGGATCAGCGCCGGGTGGTCCGGTACGTCACGGCTCAGTTGCTGGATCGCACCGTCCATTTCGAACAGCAACGTACGCTGGCTGTCTTCGCGCACCAGGCTTTGGGTCCAGAAAAACGCGGCATAGCGCGCGCCCCGGGTCACGGCGTTGACCTTGTGCAGGCTGGAGCCTGGGTACAGCACCATGTCACCGGCCGGCAACTTGACCCGCTGCAGGCCGAAGGTGTCCTGGATCTCCAGTTCGCCGCCGTCGTATTCATCCGGGTCGCTGAAAAACAGCGTAGAGGACAGGTCAGTGCGTACCCGCTCGTGGCTGCCCTTGGGCTGGCGTACGGCGTTATCAATATGGAAGTCGAAGCTGCCGCCGGCGGTGTAGCAATTGAGCAGGGGCGGGAAGACTTTATGCGGCAGCGCAGCCGACATGAACTGCGGGTTTTGCCACAGGCGCTCGAGCATGGCCGCGCCGATTTCCTTGGCCAGTGGATGGCCCTCCGGCAATTGCAGATTGTGCTTGGCCTTGGCCGACTGATGACCGGCGGTGATCTTGCCGTCAGCCCAGTCCGCCTGCTCCAGGGCTTCGCGGATGCGCAATACCTCGTCGCGGGAGAACAGGCCGGGAATATGCAGCAGCATGGGGCGTTACCTGAGAGCAGAGGGGCGCCAATGGTATTGATTACTATTGGCGCTGTAAAACCCTGATCCGACGGGCAGACGTATGAGCCCGCAAAAACCGTAACTCCCGAAGTGTAAATTTTGTAAATAGAATGCAAATAGCAATGCCTCTCAATTGCTATGCATAATTGTTTACAATATATTTCGCGCCCTAACATCCTTGGGGTAGGGAATTTCATGTCGCGCCACATTACAAAAACACCAAACAGTTCACCGCGCTTGCTGGCCTCGGCCATTGGCGTGGCCATCAGCGCCAGCTCCGTGGCCCACATGGCGCAAGCGGCCGAAGAGACCGAACAAAAAGGCGAGCGCAACAGCATTTCCCTGGGAGCCACCAGCATCACCGGCCAGGAACAGGACGCGACCTCCTACCAGACCGAAAACGCCTCTTCGCAGAAATACACCGCGCCGCTGGTCGACACCCCGCGCTCCGTCACCGTGGTACCGGCGCAGGTACTCAAGGACACTGCCGCCACCTCGCTGCAGGACGCTTTGCGTACCGTGCCGGGCATTACCTTTGGTGCTGGCGAAGGCGGCAACCCCCAGGGCGACCGCCCGTTCATCCGCGGCTTCGATGCCCAGGGCGACACCTACCTGGACGGCGTGCGTGACACCGGCGGCCAGAGCCGGGAAATTTTCGATATCGAGTCCATCGAAGTCAGCAAGGGCCCCAACTCCTCGTTCGGTGGCCGTGGCTCGGCCGGTGGCAGCCTCAACCTGGTGAGCAAAACCCCACAAGCACGGGACTTCCTCAACGGCGGTTTTACCTACGGCTCCGACCAGACCCGTCGCTATGCCCTCGACGTCAACCGCCAGTTCCTCGACAGCGCCGCGTTCCGCCTGAACCTGATGAGCCACGAACAGAACGTGGCCGGCCGCGACGCAGTCAACTACGACCGTTGGGGCGTGGCACCGTCGCTGACCTTTGGCCTGGGCACCCCGACCCGCGTCAACCTCAGCTACTACCATATGGAAAGCAACGACCTGCCGGATTCGGGTATTCCTTATGGCTATAGCTCCGCCGCAGCCACCGCCCATGGTCACGACAAGCCTACCGACGGCGGCGACAGCAGCAACTTCTACGGCCTCAAGGATCGCGACTTCCGCAAGACCCGCGCCGATATCAGTACGTTCTCCATCGAGCACGATCTGAACGACAACATGACGATCAAGAACACCCTGCGTCATGGCAGTACGGGTCAGGATTACGTCCTCACTCAGCCGGACGACAGCAAACTCAACGTCAACCAGTTCGGCACCGTCTGGCGCCGGGCCAATAGCCGTGTGTCGACCACCACGACCACCACCAACCAGACCGATCTGTTTGGCAGCTTCCAGGCCCTGGGCTTCAAGCACAGCTACTCCACCGGCCTGGAATTTACCGGGGAAGAAACCCGTGTCAGCGGTTACACCGTCAGCCCTAACAGCAACCCTACCGGCGGCTGCACACCTGGCAAGGTCGGCAACAGCGGCGGCCAATGCACCTCGCTGGGCAACCCGAACCCAAACGATGCCTGGACCGGCAGCGTCGCCCGCAACTACATGGGCACCGACACCAAGGCCACCAGCCGCGCCGCGTACGTGTTCGACACCATCGAGCTCGATCCACAGTGGCTGCTGAACGTTGGCCTGCGTTATGACACCTTCGACACCGTCGCCAACACCAACGCAGCCACCGGCCGTACCAAGCTCAAAGACGACAGCCAGTTCTTCAACTGGCAGGCCGGCCTGGTCTGGAAGCCGATGGAAAACGGCAGCATCTACACCTCCTATGCCACTTCGGCCTCGCCCGCTGGCGGCCTGGTGGGTGAAGGTGTCGACTCCAACGCCATCCCAACCGGCATCAACACCAGCGACATGAAGCCGGAAGAAACCGTCAACTACGAGCTGGGCACCAAGTGGGATCTGTTCCACGACCGCCTGTCCCTGACCGCTGCCGTGTTCCGCACCGAGAAGAAAAACGCGCGCATCCTGGTGAACTCCAACACCTATGAAAATGCCGGCGAATCCCGGGTCGATGGCCTGGAGCTTTCCGCCAGCGGCAAACTCACCGAGCAGTGGCAGGTATTCGCCGGCTACAGCTACCTGAAAAGCGAGCTGGTGGACCCAGGCAAAAACGGCAACCGCCAAGGCGTGGTGACTGCGGGCTCCAACAAAGGCAACGAAATGCCCAACACGCCGAAGCACTCCTTCAGCCTGTGGACCACCTATGACATCACCTCGAAACTCACCGTCGGTGGCGGCGCGTTCTATGTGGACGACGTCTACGGCGACCCGGCCAACACCGTCTACGTGCCGTCCTACACCCGCTACGACGCCATGGCCAGTTACAAGCTGACCAAAAACGTCGACCTGCAATTGAACGTGCAAAACCTGACCGACAAGACCTACTACGACAAGGCCTATGGCGCGCACTTCGCCAACCAGGCAGCCGGTCGTACCGCGCTGTTGACCACCAGCTTCCACTTCTAAGGCGCTAGACGTTTCATGCAAAAGCCCCGCGCATTGGCTGCCCGGGGCTTTCGTCTGTAAAAAAGAAAGTTTCTCGACCACCCACGGCATAATGCGCGCCGTAAAAATCATATCCAGCTCAGCGAGGCCGTCCGACGTGTTGAAGAAAACCCTGTTCCAGTTGCACTGGTTTTTCGGCATTACCGCCGGGCTGGTGTTGGCATTGATGGGGATTACGGGGGCCGCGTACTCGTTCCAGGATGAAATCCTGCGGGCGCTCAACCCCACGGTACTGACCGTGCAAAAACAACCCGCCGGGGTGCTGCCGCCCGCTGAACTGGTACGCAAACTCGAAGCCACCGAAGGCAAGGCCGTGTCCATGCTGTGGGTAGAAAGCGAAAGCGGCAACGCTGCCCGCGTGTTCTTCACCCCGCCACCGGGCGAGCGCCGGGGGCAGATGCGCTACTTCGACCCGTACACCGGCGACTACCTGGGCGACGCCGTCGGCCAGGATTTTTTCGCCCTGATGCTGCAACTGCACCGCTTCCTCGCCATGGGTGACACCGGCCGGCAAATCACCGGCGCCTGTACGCTGATTCTGATTTTCTTCTGCCTTTCCGGCCTGTACCTGCGCTGGCCGCGCCAGGTGGCGAGCTGGCGTGCCTGGCTGACCCTGGACTGGCGCAAGAAAGGCCGCAGCTTCAACTGGGACCTGCACTCGGTGTTCGGCACCTGGTGCCTGCTGTTCTATCTGTTGGCCGCGCTTACCGGGCTGTCCTGGTCCTACGAGTGGTACAACAAAGGCCTGACCCGGCTGCTGTCCGATGCACCGCAGAACGAGCGGGTGCGCAATCGCGGCCCGGCGCCTGCGGGCCCGGCGCCCATCGCCAATTACGAGGCAATCTGGAGCAGCATCTACAGCACTGCCGGCCCGGGCTTGAGCGCCTACAACATCCGTATGCCACCTGTCGACGGGCAACCGGCCACGGTCTACTACCTGTTGCAGAGCTCGCCCCATGACCGCGCGCTGAACCAGATCAACCTCGACCCGGCCACAGGCGTCGTCAAAAGCGTCGAGCGCTATGGCGACAAAAGCCTCAAGGCGCAGCTGCTGACCAGCATCTATGCCCTGCATGTGGGCAGTTATTTCGGCCTGGTGGGGCGGATCATTCTTACCGTCACTGCACTGTGCATGCCGCTGTTCTTTATTACCGGCTGGTTGCTGTACCTGGACCGCCGCCGCAAAAAGCGCCAGGTGCGCGATGCCCGTAAAGGCCTGGGCGAGAACCACAGCGATGCACCGGCCTGGCTGATCGGTTTCGCCAGCCAGAGCGGGTTTGCCGAGCAACTGGCCTGGCAGACCGCCGGCCAGTTGCAGGCCGCCGGGTTGCCGGTGAAGGTCCAGCCCTTGGGCAGCGTCAGCGAAGAGGACTTGCGCCAGTCGGAACACGCACTGTTTGTGGTCAGTACCTTCGGCGATGGCGAAGCACCGGACAGCGCGCGCGGCTTCGAACGCAGCGTGCTGGGGCGCGACCTTTCTCTCCAGGGCCTGAACTACTCGGTGCTGGCCCTGGGCGATCGCCAATACCAGCACTTCTGCGGCTTTGCCCGGCGCCTGCACTTCTGGCTAACCCACCAGGGCGGCAACGCGTTGTTCGCCCCGGTCGAAGTCGACAGCGGCGACCAGGAGGCCCTGCTGCACTGGCAACACCAACTGGGGCAGATCACCGGCCATGCACCGGCCGCCTGGGCCAGCGCCCACTATGAAAGCTGGACCCTGAGCCGGCGTACCCTGCTCAACCCAGACAGCAGCGGCACGGGTGTCTACCTGCTGGGCCTCAACCCGCCCGCCCCGCGCGACTGGCTGGCCGGCGACCTGGTGGAAATTCTGCCACGCCATTGCCCGTGGGCCGTCGAGCATTTCCTCGATGGCCTGGGCATCGCCGGCACGGACGAAGTGCTTGTCGATGGCCTGGCGCGGCCCCTGGAACAGGTGCTGGCCAGCCGCCAATTGCCGGACAACCGCTCCCATCTGGTCGGCCTGCACGCCCAGGCCCTGGTGGAGGCACTGGTGCCAGTGGGCATGCGCGAATACTCCATCGCCTCGATTGCCAGCGACGGCGTGCTGGAGCTGATCGTGCGCCAGGAACGCCACCCTGACGGCAGCCTGGGCCTGGGGTCGGGCTGGCTGACCGAGCACGCGCCGCTGGGTGCCGCGATCAGCCTGCGGTTGCGGCGCAACAGCGGCTTCCATCTGCCAACGGAGCCTGTGCCAATGATTCTGCTGGGCAACGGCACTGGCCTGGCCGGCTTGCGCAGCCTGCTCAAGGCGCGCATCGCCGATGGCCAGCAGCGCAACTGGTTGCTGTTCGGCGAACGCAACATCGCCCATGACTACCACTGCCAGAACGAGCTGCAAGGCTGGTTGGCCAGTGGCGACCTGGCGTTGCTGGACCTGGCGTTTTCGCGGGATCAAGACGAGAAAATCTACGTCCAGGACCGCCTGCGCGAATCCGCCGATGTACTGCGTAAATGGCTGGCCGAGGGCGCAGCGATTTATGTCTGCGGGAGTTTGCAGGGCATGGCGGCCGGGGTGGATCAGGTGTTGGTGGATGTTCTGGGAAGCGAGGCGGTGCAACGCCTTATCGAACAGGGCCGCTACCGCCGGGATGTCTACTGACCTACAGCCATCAAAATGTGGGAGCACTCCAAATCAAGAAGACTGGGAGCCCACAAACGGCGGGATGTCTACGATCTCTGGACACGCACACATCCAAATGTGGGAGCGGGCTTGCCCGCGATGGCGGTCTGTCAGTAACCGATTGGCTGGCTGATCTATCGCAATCGCGGGCAAGCCCGCTCCCACAGGTTTGGGCGCATTTCAGGTCAGGTGGGTTGGAGTTTTTGTTCGAATACCGACACGCCATCCAGGTCGCGCAACGTGACCGTCAGCTCCGCCGTTTGCCCATCAATCTGCACCTCGCCAAAAAACTGGAACCCGGCAAACGGCGACGTGTTTTGCGCCGGTGGGGCTTTTTCAAACACCACCTGCGGGCCAAAGGTTTTATCCAGCGGATTGGGCCCGAAGCTCCCTGCATTCAAGGGCCCCGCGACAAACTCCCAGAACGGCTCGAAATCCTGGAACGCCGCCCGGTCCGGGTGGTAGTGGTGCGCCGCGCAGTAGTGCACATCGGCGGTCAGCCACACATGGTTGCGCACCTGTTGCGCGCGCAGGAAACCGAGTAACTCGGCAATTTCCAGCTCACGGCCCTGGGCCGCGCCAGGGTCGCCGTTGGCCACCGCTTCCCAGCGCGGCACACCGGGGCTGACTTCGCCGTCGGGCACGCCGAGGCCGATAGGCATGTCGGCGGCAATCACCTTCCACTGCGCCTTCGATGCCTTGAGTCCGCCCTTGAGCCAGTCCAATTGCGCCCGCCCCAGAAACGGCTTGGCAGCGCCCAGGTTGTCATCGTTGGCCTCACGATAGCTGCGCATGTCGAGTACAAACACATCGAGCAACGGCCCGTAGCTGAGCTTGCGGTAGATGCGCCCGCCCTGGTCGGCGCCCTGCAAGCGCATCGGCGCGTATTCCAGCCAGGCCTGGCGTGCGCGGCCCACCAGGGTGGTGATGTCCTTGGTCTGGTAACGCTCGTCCAGTTGCTTGCCAGGCGACCAGTTGTTGACCACTTCGTGATCGTCCCATTGCCAGATCTGCGGCACCTGGGCATTGAAGCGGCGCACGTTTTCGTCCATCAGGTTGTAGCGATAGTTACCACGGTATTCATCCAGGGTTTCGGCGACTTTGCTCTTGGCCTCGGTGGTGAGGTTGCGCCAGATACGCCCGCTTTCGGTGGTCAGTTGCGCCGGCACCGGGCCGTCGGCGTAGATGGTGTCGCCGCTGTGGATAAAAAAATCCGGCAGGCGCAGACGCATGGCTTCGTAGATGCGCATGCCGCCGATGTCCGGGTTGATGCCGAAGCCCTGGCCGACGGTGTCGCCGCTCCACACAAAGCGGATATCGCGGCGCTGTTGCGGCACGCTGCGCAAGTGGCCGAACCAGGGCTCGCTGGCCACGCCGGTCTGCGCGTCCTCAAATTGCACACGGTAGAAAATCGCCTGGTCGGCGGGCAGCCCGGTCAACTCGACGCGGGCGGTGAAGTCGCTGCGGCTGTCGGCCAAAGGCGAGATGAATCGGCGCGGGTTGCTGAACAGGCTGCGGGTATCCCACTCGACCACCATCCGTGCAGGGCGGTCGCAGCGGCTCCAGATCATGGCGCGGTCGCCCAGCAAGTCGCCGGACTGCACGCCATCGGTCAACTGCGGCCGGTCCTTGACCGACGCGATCACCGCCGGTGCCAGCCCCGGCAACAGCAGGCCGGCGCCGACACCCTGAATCACCCGGCGACGGCCGGGGTTGAAGTGGCTCATGGCTTTCCCTCTGCACAGCAAAAGGAAAACTAAAGCATGGGCGGATGAAGCACAGATGACAGGCGCCGACACCTACATTCAGGCGACGGCCTCGGGGCGCTTGATCACGGCATACACCAAGCCGGTGAGCACGCTGCCAGCGACGATCGCCAACAGGTACAACAGCGCATGGTTGATGGTGTTCGGGATCAGCATCACAAACAGCCCGCCGTGGGGTGCCATCAGCTTGCAGCCGAAGTACATCGACAAGGCACCGGTCAATGCGCCGCCGGCGATGCTGGCCGGGATCACCCGTAGCGGGTCCTTGGCGGCAAACGGGATGGCGCCTTCGGAGATAAAGCACATGCCCAGGATCAACGCGGCCTTGCCGGCCTCGCGCTCGGTCTGGGCGAACTTGCGCCGGGCCAGGAACGTGGCGATTGCCATGCCAATCGGCGGCACCATGCCCGCGGCCATGGTGGCGGCCATCGGTGCGCCGCTCTGGGAGGCCAGCAGGCCGACGGAGAACGCGTAGGCCGCCTTGTTGATCGGCCCGCCAAGGTCGGCGCACATCATCCCGCCCAGCAGGATGCCCAGCAGCACCGCATTGGTGGTGCCCATGGTGCTGAGGAAGTCCGTCAGGCCCACTAGCATCTGCGCCACCGGCGGGCCGATCAGGTAGATCATCGCCAGGCCGGTGATCAGGCTCGCCAGCAACGGGATGATCAGGATCGGCTTGAGCGACTCCAGGCTCTGCGGCAATGGCACCGCGCGGGTAATCAGCTTGACGCTGTAGCCGGCGAGGAACCCGGCAAAGATCCCGCCGATAAAACCTGCGCCCAGGGTGCTGGCCAACAGGCCGCCGATCATCCCCGGCGCGAGGCCCGGACGGTCGGCAATCGAATAGGCGATGTAGCCGGCGAGCAGCGGCACCATCAGGGTGAAGGCATGGTCGCCGACCGCTTTGAGGGCCGCCGCCAGGGTGCCGGGCTCTTCGTAGGCGTGAATACCGAAGACGAAGGACAGGGCAATCAACAAGCCCCCGGCCACGACCATCGGCAACATGAATGACACGCCGGTCAGCAGGTGTTTGTAGACCCCGGTTTTCTCTGGTTTGGCCGTCGTACCGCTGGCGGCGCTTTCCTGCTGGCCTTCGGCCAGGGCTTTATCGAGGATCGCGGCGGACTGCTTGAGCGCAATGCCAGTGCCACAGCGGTAGATTTTCTTGCCGGCAAAGCGCTCGGTGGCCACTTCGATATCGGCGGCCAGCAGCACCACGTCGGCGTCGCGAATGGCTTGCTCGCTCAGGGGCGTACGTGCGCCTACCGAGCCCTGGGTTTCTACCTGCAGGTCGTAACCCTTGGCCTTGGCGGCCTGCTGCAACGCTTCGGCGGCCATAAAGGTGTGGGCCACGCCGGTGGGGCAGGCGGTGATGGCGACAATGCGCGGCACGTTTTTTACCGTCGGCACTGTGGTGCTGGCAACGTACAACTGGGCCTCTTGCGCGCCCCGTTGCAGCACCGCTTCAACGTCCTGTAACGCCTGGGCCGGAGTGCTCTGGTACACGCGCTTGCCGACAAAGCGCTGCATGTCCACGGGCGTACTGGCGACCAGCAACACCCATTCGGCCGCGTCGAGGGTGGCCTGGGAAAGGGCGCGCTCGGGGTGGTTCACGTCCACCACTTCCACGCTGGTGCTCCAGCCCT comes from the Pseudomonas shahriarae genome and includes:
- a CDS encoding TonB-dependent receptor — protein: MSRHITKTPNSSPRLLASAIGVAISASSVAHMAQAAEETEQKGERNSISLGATSITGQEQDATSYQTENASSQKYTAPLVDTPRSVTVVPAQVLKDTAATSLQDALRTVPGITFGAGEGGNPQGDRPFIRGFDAQGDTYLDGVRDTGGQSREIFDIESIEVSKGPNSSFGGRGSAGGSLNLVSKTPQARDFLNGGFTYGSDQTRRYALDVNRQFLDSAAFRLNLMSHEQNVAGRDAVNYDRWGVAPSLTFGLGTPTRVNLSYYHMESNDLPDSGIPYGYSSAAATAHGHDKPTDGGDSSNFYGLKDRDFRKTRADISTFSIEHDLNDNMTIKNTLRHGSTGQDYVLTQPDDSKLNVNQFGTVWRRANSRVSTTTTTTNQTDLFGSFQALGFKHSYSTGLEFTGEETRVSGYTVSPNSNPTGGCTPGKVGNSGGQCTSLGNPNPNDAWTGSVARNYMGTDTKATSRAAYVFDTIELDPQWLLNVGLRYDTFDTVANTNAATGRTKLKDDSQFFNWQAGLVWKPMENGSIYTSYATSASPAGGLVGEGVDSNAIPTGINTSDMKPEETVNYELGTKWDLFHDRLSLTAAVFRTEKKNARILVNSNTYENAGESRVDGLELSASGKLTEQWQVFAGYSYLKSELVDPGKNGNRQGVVTAGSNKGNEMPNTPKHSFSLWTTYDITSKLTVGGGAFYVDDVYGDPANTVYVPSYTRYDAMASYKLTKNVDLQLNVQNLTDKTYYDKAYGAHFANQAAGRTALLTTSFHF
- a CDS encoding PTS fructose-like transporter subunit IIB, with protein sequence MKLAIVTACPNGMVTSVLCARLLDAAAQRQGWSTSVEVVDVNHPERALSQATLDAAEWVLLVASTPVDMQRFVGKRVYQSTPAQALQDVEAVLQRGAQEAQLYVASTTVPTVKNVPRIVAITACPTGVAHTFMAAEALQQAAKAKGYDLQVETQGSVGARTPLSEQAIRDADVVLLAADIEVATERFAGKKIYRCGTGIALKQSAAILDKALAEGQQESAASGTTAKPEKTGVYKHLLTGVSFMLPMVVAGGLLIALSFVFGIHAYEEPGTLAAALKAVGDHAFTLMVPLLAGYIAYSIADRPGLAPGMIGGLLASTLGAGFIGGIFAGFLAGYSVKLITRAVPLPQSLESLKPILIIPLLASLITGLAMIYLIGPPVAQMLVGLTDFLSTMGTTNAVLLGILLGGMMCADLGGPINKAAYAFSVGLLASQSGAPMAATMAAGMVPPIGMAIATFLARRKFAQTEREAGKAALILGMCFISEGAIPFAAKDPLRVIPASIAGGALTGALSMYFGCKLMAPHGGLFVMLIPNTINHALLYLLAIVAGSVLTGLVYAVIKRPEAVA
- a CDS encoding tetratricopeptide repeat protein: MAFHLRREERLDGEQLRAMLDESPARAAQAILMAAKEGVLDAQALLGQILLEGRGIERDEALALRWFRIAAQGGHLMARNMVGRCLEHGWGCAANERAAAGEYRQAAEAGLDWGLYNYANLLATGRGVTQDQQQALACYRQAAKRGHAKSMNLLGRYLEEGQFCAQDVPAALEWYRRSAQGGDFRGQFSYAAMLAEHGQIEAALEWLHKALEGGNLKFLRVAHKALAAANDPQIRAMADAYQQRAEELQEPASRLLRVQT
- a CDS encoding alkaline phosphatase D family protein, encoding MSHFNPGRRRVIQGVGAGLLLPGLAPAVIASVKDRPQLTDGVQSGDLLGDRAMIWSRCDRPARMVVEWDTRSLFSNPRRFISPLADSRSDFTARVELTGLPADQAIFYRVQFEDAQTGVASEPWFGHLRSVPQQRRDIRFVWSGDTVGQGFGINPDIGGMRIYEAMRLRLPDFFIHSGDTIYADGPVPAQLTTESGRIWRNLTTEAKSKVAETLDEYRGNYRYNLMDENVRRFNAQVPQIWQWDDHEVVNNWSPGKQLDERYQTKDITTLVGRARQAWLEYAPMRLQGADQGGRIYRKLSYGPLLDVFVLDMRSYREANDDNLGAAKPFLGRAQLDWLKGGLKASKAQWKVIAADMPIGLGVPDGEVSPGVPRWEAVANGDPGAAQGRELEIAELLGFLRAQQVRNHVWLTADVHYCAAHHYHPDRAAFQDFEPFWEFVAGPLNAGSFGPNPLDKTFGPQVVFEKAPPAQNTSPFAGFQFFGEVQIDGQTAELTVTLRDLDGVSVFEQKLQPT
- a CDS encoding Fe2+-dependent dioxygenase encodes the protein MLLHIPGLFSRDEVLRIREALEQADWADGKITAGHQSAKAKHNLQLPEGHPLAKEIGAAMLERLWQNPQFMSAALPHKVFPPLLNCYTAGGSFDFHIDNAVRQPKGSHERVRTDLSSTLFFSDPDEYDGGELEIQDTFGLQRVKLPAGDMVLYPGSSLHKVNAVTRGARYAAFFWTQSLVREDSQRTLLFEMDGAIQQLSRDVPDHPALIQLTGTYHNLLRRWVEV
- a CDS encoding PepSY domain-containing protein, producing the protein MLKKTLFQLHWFFGITAGLVLALMGITGAAYSFQDEILRALNPTVLTVQKQPAGVLPPAELVRKLEATEGKAVSMLWVESESGNAARVFFTPPPGERRGQMRYFDPYTGDYLGDAVGQDFFALMLQLHRFLAMGDTGRQITGACTLILIFFCLSGLYLRWPRQVASWRAWLTLDWRKKGRSFNWDLHSVFGTWCLLFYLLAALTGLSWSYEWYNKGLTRLLSDAPQNERVRNRGPAPAGPAPIANYEAIWSSIYSTAGPGLSAYNIRMPPVDGQPATVYYLLQSSPHDRALNQINLDPATGVVKSVERYGDKSLKAQLLTSIYALHVGSYFGLVGRIILTVTALCMPLFFITGWLLYLDRRRKKRQVRDARKGLGENHSDAPAWLIGFASQSGFAEQLAWQTAGQLQAAGLPVKVQPLGSVSEEDLRQSEHALFVVSTFGDGEAPDSARGFERSVLGRDLSLQGLNYSVLALGDRQYQHFCGFARRLHFWLTHQGGNALFAPVEVDSGDQEALLHWQHQLGQITGHAPAAWASAHYESWTLSRRTLLNPDSSGTGVYLLGLNPPAPRDWLAGDLVEILPRHCPWAVEHFLDGLGIAGTDEVLVDGLARPLEQVLASRQLPDNRSHLVGLHAQALVEALVPVGMREYSIASIASDGVLELIVRQERHPDGSLGLGSGWLTEHAPLGAAISLRLRRNSGFHLPTEPVPMILLGNGTGLAGLRSLLKARIADGQQRNWLLFGERNIAHDYHCQNELQGWLASGDLALLDLAFSRDQDEKIYVQDRLRESADVLRKWLAEGAAIYVCGSLQGMAAGVDQVLVDVLGSEAVQRLIEQGRYRRDVY